Sequence from the Synergistaceae bacterium genome:
AGTCAGAGAATAACTGTGCAGATTTCCAGCAGGTTCACAATCGCAGTTCACATTCTGACGTGTATAGACTACTTTCATGAAGAGTGCACAATAACGAGCGACTTCTTGGCCGGGAGCGTGGGGGTGAATCCCGTGATAATCCGGCAGATAATCTCCCAGCTCAAAACGGCGGGACTGGTTGAGGTTGTGCGCGGAAAAGGCGGAATACTTTTAGCCCGTCCTCTTGAGAGCATAACACTCTACGATGTCTATGAAGCTGTCGAGAGCGTGAAGGGAAAGCTGTTCCGTTTCCACGAGAACCCCAACCCTGATTGTCCCGTCGGGAAAAACATACACGCCGCACTTGATGAGAGCCTCGATGAGATTCAGGAAGTCCTTGAAGGTAAAATGAAGTCTATCACCATGAAGGATATAGCGTTAAGGTAAAGATTGCCGACCTATGCAGTATAGGTCGGCAAAAATTTACTCTGCCTCGAACATCTTGTTGATGCCGCTGATGTATGCCTGCAGAGACGCTTCAACTATATCCGTCGAAATCCCCGAGCCGGTGTACATCTCTCCCGTCGAAACGCTCGAAATCTTCACCACTGCCTCGCCTATGCTGTCTTCGCCTTCGGTTACTGCCCTAACGCTGAAATCTTCGAGACGCGCATCAACCCCCAGCATCTTGTTCACTGCCTTGAACGCCGCATCAAGAGGACCTGCTCCGTACTCTACTCCCTCCATCACGCTGCCGTCCTTCCTCAGCTTCACGTAGGAGATCTTCGGAATGTCGCTCCCGCTGGTTATCGAGTGGCTCA
This genomic interval carries:
- a CDS encoding Rrf2 family transcriptional regulator, which gives rise to MQISSRFTIAVHILTCIDYFHEECTITSDFLAGSVGVNPVIIRQIISQLKTAGLVEVVRGKGGILLARPLESITLYDVYEAVESVKGKLFRFHENPNPDCPVGKNIHAALDESLDEIQEVLEGKMKSITMKDIALR